A stretch of DNA from Candidatus Cloacimonadota bacterium:
GACTTTGCCGATGGTCGCGGGGGTGCTCACCTCCGGCAAAAAGGCGTCGTAAAAGACCAGCGCGCTGTTGAAGGAGAAATTGGCGATGATGAAGAGGATCATGCCCAGCAGGTAATCGCCTTTGCCGGCGAAGAAGAGCAGGGCCGTGGAGGTGATGGTGAGGTAGGTGAAGCCGAAGAGGAATTTCTTTTTGGAGTGGGAATAATCGGCCATCGCGCCCAGGATGGGGGCAGCGATCGCGGCCAGGGTCATGGATAACGAAACTGCCAGCGACCAGTACCATTCACCGCCTTCGGGACGTCCGGAAGCGATGCTGTTCACAAAAAAGACGCTGAACACCACCGTCACCATCACTGTGGTGAAGGCGGAATTGGCGAAGTCGTAGAACATCCAGCCGAGTGAGCTTTTACTCAGTTTCACGCGGTATCCTCCCTAAGTTCCAAACGTTGCAGGCCTGGCCACTGAAGGCAGAGGTCTTCCCTGGGGCTGGCGATGAAGATCTGGTAGCGGTAATCCACGTATTCCGCCACGCGGTGGGCGTGGTCCTTGTCCAGTTCGGCGAAAACATCGTCGAAGAGCAGGATGGGCCGGATGCCTGTGAGGTTCTGGATCAGGGTGGCCTGGATCAGCTTGAGGATGATCACTGTGATGCGTTTCTGGCCCTGGGAGCCGTAGCTTTTAAGGTTATGGCCGTCCAGGCGGAACTCGTAATCGTCGATGTGGGCACCGGCCAGGCTGCGCTGATAGCGCTTTTCCCGGGATTCCAGGGCCACCAGGGTCGCGAGCAGGTGCTCCGCGGTGGCGGGGTAGTCTTCGTGATGGTGGGGCAGATAGGCCACGCGGATGTCCTTCACCTGTTCGGAAACGGCAGGGTAGTGCTGCGCGAAGGCCCCGTTCACCAGGTCCAGATAGCGCTTGCGGTATTCCAGCACCTCCAGCAGCAGGGCGCAAAACTTCGTGTCCCAGGCCAGCTTTTCCTCCCGGGTGTAGGGGCGTTTGAACAGGCTGTTGCGCTGTTCCACCACATGCAGGTATTCGCGCAGGGTGGTGATGTAGGGCGGGTAGATCTGGGAAATGGCCAGATCGAAGTACTGGCGCCGGAAGCGGGGATATCCGCCCACCAGGTTCATGTCTTCCGGGGCGGCGTAGATCACCTTCACGTTCTCGAAGATCCGGCTCAGCTGCTTCACGGGATTGTCGTTTATCTTCAGCAGTTTCCTGCCTTGCTGCCAGCTGATCTGCACCCTAAGGTCCAGACCGGCGTCATCCGCAAACTCGCCGCGCACGCTGAAGAAATCCGTGTTTTCCCGCTTCAGTTCGTCATCGCGGTGAAAGCGCACGGATTTGCCCAGGCCACAATAGGCAATGGATTCCAGCAGATTGGTTT
This window harbors:
- the recF gene encoding DNA replication and repair protein RecF (All proteins in this family for which functions are known are DNA-binding proteins that assist the filamentation of RecA onto DNA for the initiation of recombination or recombinational repair.), with protein sequence MILKQLSLANFRNYANASFSLRPEGNLVIAPNGWGKTNLLESIAYCGLGKSVRFHRDDELKRENTDFFSVRGEFADDAGLDLRVQISWQQGRKLLKINDNPVKQLSRIFENVKVIYAAPEDMNLVGGYPRFRRQYFDLAISQIYPPYITTLREYLHVVEQRNSLFKRPYTREEKLAWDTKFCALLLEVLEYRKRYLDLVNGAFAQHYPAVSEQVKDIRVAYLPHHHEDYPATAEHLLATLVALESREKRYQRSLAGAHIDDYEFRLDGHNLKSYGSQGQKRITVIILKLIQATLIQNLTGIRPILLFDDVFAELDKDHAHRVAEYVDYRYQIFIASPREDLCLQWPGLQRLELREDTA